The DNA segment gggtttattcagcttatatttccacactgctgttattaccaaagaaagtcaggactggaactcaagcatgtcaggaagcaggagctgatgcagaggccatggagggatgttactggcttgcttcccttggcttgctcagcttgctctcttatagaacccagggccaccagcccagggatggcaccacccacaaggggcccttccacccttgatcactaattgagaaaatgccttacagctggctctcatggaggcatttcctcaagggaggctcctttctctgtgacaactccagcctgtatccagttgacacacaaaaccagtcagtacagaaACTAACTAAAGCttatgtaaaaaatttaaaataaagtttgtttgtttattgtttaaatGCTGAGCCCCCTTTGCTACTCAATGTTGTTCTGGGTGTTATCCCCCCACCTTTgtgaccgccccccccccaaccagccTGTCCCTCCCTTCATTCCTGGGCAAGGGAATGTGTAAGGGTCAAGTTCCAACTTTGCAAAGGGATGCAGACAGCAGATCTGGTTATCAGAGTGCACCGGGGTGTCATGAAAGAATGGAAGAACTTAGTTGAACTCTTTTTTGACTCTGTGTCTGTCCACCTGTAACTCACCTGTCCAAAAGGGCTTCTCAGTGAAGGGCGGGGaaaagcagggagggagagagaaagcactATCACTTTGCTCCAGGGAACAGAGTAATTTGGGACTTCATGACCTCTTGAAGTTGCACTACCAGCTGCCCCACACTTTGTTCTATAAAGCATGAGGAACTGGGAGCGGGATTCTGGCAGCTGCCAGTACTCCCTCCCAGTCAGATGGAAAAGCTCAAGGGCTGGGGGAGAGGGGTGTCCTGGCACCTGCCTCACCAGGGCTGTCCCCAAAGGCAGGCCAGGCTGTATATCCATGCTTAGCCTGTATCCCCACTTAGGCCATCCCCCGAAGACACCCATGAGGGCTTCCTGAGGAGCTAAGGTAAGGTAAGCAGTGTCAGCCATTCGGTGTCTGGAGAACAGAGGGCTCACCCAGGGAGGGTTAGAGCAGAACTTTCCTGACAAGTCACTCAAAGAAGGACCGTGAAAGGGTCAGCGGAAGTTCCCCCACTTCAAatctttcctgtttcctttcttccccGTGCTTACCAAGCTGACTTGCATGGTCTCTGCCTAATCTGGATGGAATTTCCTTCCCCACCCACCTGGCACGCTCCCACCAGTCATGAGCGTCCTGACCACCAGCTCTTGCTTCCACCCCACGGGCCAGCGAAAGCCACCATACCGGCTTGCCACCACCGGTTAGAGGCTTCTAAGGAAATGCTGCCAAGAGGCACTTAGAGAGAAGCCACAGTTGGACacgagtctgcagacacccaggCACCCTAGATCCCTGACTTAGCTTCCATCAGTTTGCTACAATCATGCCGGAGCTCAGGGGTCCCACCAGTCTGGTGCTCTTTAAATGAAGTCTTCGCATCTAACCACTAGCTGTGAAGActaaggggaaagagaaaggttAGGAAAAAAATCCATGCAAGTCTTCCCAAGAGGAACTTAAGTGACCTTAGACTGTTGCTgctaggagagaaattatggacCATGTGATTCTATGATGCTCAGACTTTGTGTGGAGATGGAGTCTTGCtaggcagctcaggctggccttgaactcactatgaaattcaggctgacctcaaattctctGCCCTCCCATCTGGGTCTCTGAGTACTAGGACTCATTGCATGTACTTACTACCTGTTCTGGCCAGAAGTGCTTTTTCACACAGTCTCTGGGGTGCATGACTCAAACAGAACTTCAACCGTGTTTCTTCCTACCCAAATCATACCTGCTTACATACTTACATACTGTCACCAATCTGGCTTCCAAATGCTCAGCCCACTAATACATCAAAACCCACAGTTTGAAAGACAGTGGACATTAAAGTGGCATCGGGAGACGACAGAAGCTTATGAAATAGCAACTTCAGTATTAGAACAGTGCACATCCCATGAGTCCTCTTTCTGTACTGAAGACCCAAGGAAATCAGCAAGCTTTGATTGCAAAGGACCTGCCCTGGGTCCCAACGCTCACACAGCCTGGGACAGCAAATCCGAAAGAAAGCTGGCGGACTCTACTCACACTTAACAAGTTCAAAAAATGAAtgcctttataaaataaaaaaaaaaatcaaagacatctTTTTTTCATCTTTCCAAGATCTGATTCACACGCACTTGGTCTCAGCTGTAATAATTAACACGAAAGGACAATAGGGGCACCTTACAAAGTGGGAGGGGCTAAAGGAGAAGGAGCACCCATTTTCCCCAACAAAACAAAGGCACAGGTTGGTGCTTGAGGCAGACAGCAGTGAGCTACAGGGCTAAGAGCCAAGCCTGCCCTCCTGACTCAATTACTCAGTCTTCATCATCCAAAATATTTAAGAGGGACGCAGCTGTGGGCTTCCCACATGAACTGTTTCCATGACTGGGGCATAATTGTGTCCTGCCACCTCAGGTTAGATACAGACAACTGTGATGATCTTGGTGGACTCTGGCCCGCCTGCTGCCTACTTGGAGCCATAGGGCTTGTGACACTAACCTTCGCTGTgcctttattattaattattattatctttgttgaaaactagaaagaaagaaaaatccttgCTGCCCCCAAAAAAAGCTGCGGGGGGTACACAGAAGGCATTTCACACCCAAACTGTGAGTCTAAGAACAGCAAAGGGTCACTACTGACCAGCAGTCGGGATCGGTCTCAGAACTAGAAGAACCTGCTGACTGGCAATGAGCAACTTCATTTTACAAGCAAATCCCATGAGGTGAATACTTGCTATGACACTCAAGATAGCTGTGcgagtgcacatacacacacacacatacacacacacattcactctcaCACAGTGAGGTATACACTCACAGCTCACACACTCACGAacatgcactctcacacacactcacagctcaatactctctcacacatatgtgcatacaaacacacatacatatacacacacaggtatatgCACAGTTTGCACACTCAAGAACACTCACATATGCACTCAtagctcacacacacattctttctctctctctctctctctctctcacacacacacacacacacacacacacacacacacacacacatccttataGCCTATGTTTGTCTATCCACAGATGGAAAATTTTTGGAAAAGACTAAGCACAGAAGTAAGTCTGAATCCAAACAGGTAGGGAGAGTGTGGGAGAACTAAACACAACGTGTGTTACTTACAAAGGGGAAAGGCATGCCTGGACTGTCAAATAAATCAAGAGGCATCAATAATTGTTTCTAACCTTCAAAGTCAGCTAAGGGGATAGGAACCAGAACTCATGGCTAAGGGACATCAGGCCTCACAGGTGGAAGGGCTCCTTCGATGCAAGGTCATCTCCAGGTCTGTGACCAGTTCAAATTAATAGCTCCTGACTTTCCCCTGTCTCTAACCAAGATGCATTAGACTGTAGAAAATGTCCTTACATTTGATCCATCTTCTCCTGTATTAATGCGATCTAGCATGTGTCCAGGCTCCTTCTAAGGTGATTTTAAAATCAAAAATCAGTTCCCCCCTCCTCACTCAACAGTGGCCGGCAAAGGAGCACTGCATGATTGCCCACTAGGACAGCGGAGGGACAGTGAAGATGACTCGGGTCTGGCAGTGAGCTGGAAGACAGGCCTTGCCTTAGGCCCAGCATCCTGTTCACTGGACTTGGCCTGTCCAGTCACTGACTGGCAGCTCTGAGAAAACCCAGATACTCATACCTGCTCAGGTGGGGCCCGCATCTGCAGTAAGGTACTGTTTCATGTGTGCAGGCCTGGCACCCTGCCTTACAAAATAACTGCCACTTAGTGAGGCCCCCAAGTTCCCCAAAGCATAGTGGAGCTGCAGCCACCCAAAATTCAAGCGGCTAAGAGTTAGAGGAAGCTTCTCCGCTCTCCTCCTTGCCCCTCGGGCTTATTCATGTTAACTCCCAGGGGTGTCTCGCCCCGTATTCCAGCTCTAAAGGTGCAATGTCAGTACAGGTATTACTTCCTGCATCTCTCGCGGGGCCTCTCTAGGTCCAACACAGGCAGTTCTTGCTCTAACAAACCTCACCTGTTCAAGCCGCCTCTTGACAGAAGCGCATGCGAAACTACCTGGGGGAAGTGACCAGGTCAAACTGGAAGCCTATTACACAACCCATAGCTGTACAGTACAAGTCTGCAGGTCCACCTCGCAGCAAGTGAAAGACAGCAAAGATCCCTGGATGTCCCACTGTCTTCTAGTAGAACTAGGTGGGAGGGGAGGTGTCACATGGAGTGTCGCTGATCCAGTATGCCCCCCCAAAGAGCTGACCGGAGCCTGGGGACTCGGCGAAACGGCGTCCCTGGCTCTTCCCCAGACCCTAAGCCACCCCAGAGCAGCAGGCACGCGCCGGGGCCAGAGGGCGCGCGgccggggggagggagggggagtacGTTTCTCGGAGGAGCGAGGCAAGCGCTTCCCGGCCACCAGCTCCCTCAGAAGCCGCGCACGTGCAGCGCCCGAGCGATCGGACGGCTCAGAGCCACAGCCACCTCCGCGCACTGAGTGCTCACCACTTGTCCCCCACGACCACGACAGAGACAGAAGTGCAAGACTCCCTGGCGGAATCTAGGGGTACTCCCCCGGGACATCGCGGAAGGAGCGACATGGTGCGCTTTCCTGGAGCCCCGGCTGCACGCAGCCAATCCGGGAGAGAGCCCTGGCCTGTCGCCGCGCCCCGGGGAACCGGCAGCGTGGCTTCGTGGCTCTGCCCCAGGCTGGAACTGCGCGGGATGCAAACGCGCGCGCTGCTGCGACTGCTCTCCGGCTCCTTTCCCCCACAGTCCTCCGCGCGCCTCACCTTCACGGAGTCCACCGGGTACATGATGGAGTGCTCCAGAATCCCGGCCATCGCTCCCGCTGTCATGTGGGTGGACACCGAGGCGCTGGTCGGTAGGTTCTCGTAGTCCTCCGACCCGGCGTCCTTGCTGCCGCAGCCGCCATCGCGGCAGTCCCCATCCATCCTCCGGCCCGCAGCCTGGTTCCCCACGCCGCCACGGCGGAGCTCCATCCGCGGCCCCGCGGGGCGCGGGAGGCGGCAGGAGGtgggcaggagggggagggggaggaaaactTCACTTCTTAAAGTGGGAACCTCCTCCCCCGGGTTGCGGCGGCTGACGCCATGGCGGGCTGGGGTGGAGCCGAGCGGCCAGAAGCACCAATAGCTGGAGAAGAAGAGGCCGGCCGTGGCCGCGCTATTGGTGCGCCGGGCAGAGGGCACCCACCTCTCTGTGTGACGTCGCTGCCCGCTGCACATTTCCAAGCAACCGGACGGGGGCGAGAGCAGACATTGGGGTGTCCCGGGAAGTTGTACTACCTAGAGGGTGGTGACCATCTGCAAGGGACAGTCAGGTCCCTGGGGAGAGTCAGCAGAAGGGATATGCTCAGAGCTGCAAGAGCAGGAGAAGGGGCTGTCCCCAGAATCGGTAGTTTTGCAGACACTAATCAACCAGCTTTAGCATTCCGAAGGCTGGGGATCTGGTAGGAGGTGAGGTCTGTTACTGGGAATGTCAATTATGAAGCGGAGTGGTTGGACAATAGAGTGCTTGTAGGAATCTAGAATTGAGGATACACTTGGATATGTGCTCGTTTTGTATTCTGCTAGGGCCCATTCCAGGGAATGAACAGTTAACACTCAAGGTCCCCGCTTCTAGTCAGCTTTGCTTGGGAATAATCTTGGAGATTGGGAAGTGTGTTTCTCTTCTGAAAACAACGAAGAGCTAAGTGTATGCTGCTCTTGTTCTCTGAAGATCCAAGTCCACCCTGTCCTGGATAGACCAAGACAATCGTAGCAGGGACAGAACCCTTCACTAAGCAGCTCCCTGGGACATTTACTTGGGGTTTGTAAGATCTTTAGCTGATGTCACAGCAAGAGTGCTCAAGTGAACTGAATAAAGCTTTGCAACACTGCCTATCTTCTAAAGCTGTTCTTTTAAAACCATCCCTGCTGAGCCCTTCAATGAATTAGAGTCCGGGATGCTTTATTTTAACTTAGTATTGCCTTGCTCCATCTGCGATTAAAACTAGAAATCAAAACGCAGAGGTCTGCCTGTTTGTGGGCCGCTCTGTCCTTGGATGCATTTAGTGCCAGGGCCTCCTTCGATTAGGTAAAGACTTCTGAGCAGCAAGGCTGGGCAATGAGATATGCGGGGCTGGGAAGGATCCTGCAGACACTGTGCCTGCCAAGCGCCAGGTTAGCCATCTCAAGCAGCCCTCGGGGATTCAGCAGAAGATGATAAAGGTGTGGAGGGCAAGGGCATCATTTTTCCAGTGTTTGTAGCTGTCCTAGTAGCTTCCAGGTGAATCCTGGGACTATGAAAGTAGATATCAGGTCACTGTCTAACAAAGGTGACAGAAACAAAGCTCCACTTTTGACAAAGGTggtgtttttaaaaactgttgaTCAGAAGTTGTTGATATTCACACCAGCAACTAAGAATCTGAGGCAAGGGGATTACAACTAGTGTGAGGCCAGTTTGTGTTGTGCAGTGGGTTCCAGACCATCCTGAGCTcagtgtgagactctgtctcgtACATACAAAAATGAAAGTCTTCAATACATATGGACCCCCCCCTCCCCGTCCCACTTCTGGATTTGGGACATGAAGACCCAAGATACACACATAAAGCTTTTTTGAAAGCATTATTTGTAGTAGCAAATACTTACAAACTGTCTAAACATTCGGTAagaggggaaatgaagaaagaatgtgTGTTGGGTGAAATATTACACACCCCATAAAAACTGTGGTTCTATTAGGCAATCACAGAGGAAATGATTCATACACGGCTGGGTCAGGAAAGCAAAGCACAATTATGGGGCcattacacacaaaaaaaatttctGTGTacagaaagaaaagtgaaacAACTTGCGATAGTAATGGGATTACAGGCAActaattttttttcaggtttcAGTTAATACATTATTTCTGTGATTTCGAAATAAAAGGACTTATATGTCACATGTTAGTGGATGGGGAAACCATCTGAGGTTGGCAACAATGGCATTGGTGGAAGGGATTCAATGTATCAGTGACTATTCttggaaattttaaatttatttttttaaattaaaggttCTTACAAATGTGCATATGACTATAATCTTTGGAGTTCGAagatttttagatttttctttaaaaaaaatcattatggtGTAACTCTCACCCcccatcaaagaagcttccctTTGAAGCAGACAGAGACGGTTACAGAAAGCCACAGCTTGTCAAACTGCAAAGAACAACAGACCACGGACCACGGGGAACCCAaccccaactgatacatctacaacacaaccccAACTCCTAAGGTTCACATAACATAGAGgtagaggggacagaaagattatAAAAACCAGAGGACCAGAACATCTGCTGGGGGACCATGTCTTCTATACGACAGGGAAGCAGCACCCAGGGAATGGCAACCATGTTGTTGACGAAACAAGACCTGAAAAATGACAGCACCTATAGACATGACCGCATGGGTGGGGGAATTCTCACAAGGCTCCACCCCTAGATGGAGAACGATGGGCAATTAATAGTTGCTAGGAAACCAAGAATTAGTCTTCTCCTGGGATGAGCCCCCTGATAGGCTATCCAATCCCAAGAGGTCATTCCTAACCACATATGAGCAACACTCAGTTATCTCAGAGGATGTATTtataaatgcatatgtatatgtgtaacaataataaagaataagaggccaggggctagagagatgattcaatGGTAAGGAGTCCTGGATGCTCTTCCACAGGCCCTAAGTTAGATTCTCAGCACTCACGTGCAACCCACAGCTCCCTACAacaggatctgatgtccttttctggtatTCAGATGTACACAAAGACAAAGAAcctgtatacataaaatacacagataagtaaatcttttatttaaaaaaagaggaagaagaggccatgaatttgaggagtATGTGTagcaaagaactcaagagttggagggaggagaagaaggggaaattATATAAATACAGTACTTATATGtgaaatacatacaaaaataaatattaaaaaaaatcaaaacatgaaaAGAATTCAAGTCAGGCCCAACTGCAGATTTGTGTTGGGTTTACAACAAGTGTTCAGCATTTTTTTCTACCTCTCTCTAGGGTGGACTGTGTGCTCAATGTCTATGTCACACTCAGTGGATTGCAAGGGCCACATTTCTAAGACATGCCTGCAGCCAGGGGTCTAGATGTGCTGCTCTGCCAATAGATAGAACTGGAGAGATCCAGAAAGCAGAAGTGCAACCAGAGCTGTCTTCTTCTGCTCACTGTTTTCTTGCTCCCTGGAAAGGCTGCAGACAGGAGGGTCGGTGTGTTGGGGAGGAGAGTGGCTTCCCTCAGCAATAGCATTGCAGTGTCTGGCCACCAGGCATATGCTTGTTGGGAGTCTTTGATGGCAGCCTCCCAAACCCTTCACGGTAGTGTCATATATGGCCTCTTGATCCCTGACCCTCAGGGATGTGAGAGAGTTAACTGTTTTCCTTGAGAAACCATCttggctgtgtgcatctgtgaATTATCCTCAGAGACCTAGCTTGGAGTTGGCTCTCCACGCCTCCAACAATGCCATGTATAGCAGTAGAAGGGCCCGATGGTGGAGGACTCGCTCCTGGCCATGGCAATTCAACAGtcagccctgcccccaccccaccccacccccacttccggAGGAAAGCCTGTTGGGACAAGGTCCACATTCCAGTTCTAGAACCCTGTGTTTTAGACACACCCTGCACAGGGGAAAGCTGCTTTTTCTTTGAAAGACAGGAGCCCAGAAATTCAGGAACAAAAGACTGGCTGCTGAGGTGACAATATTCTCTCCAGGGTCAGGTCCAGAGACACAGGCTGCTGATTCTGCTGGAGTCTTGCATTTAAGTTCCTGACTGTTGAAGGCCCAAAAATGTCAGCATGCCATCTGCCTCAGGTCAACTGGAAGCCAAGCTTAGCTTAGAAAGAGGAAGTTACTGAGCATGCAGGGTGCACAGCCTCTAACTTTGGCTCAGAGGCCTGTGCCAGCTCTGGTTCCCCCATTTACTGACAATGGGGCTCTGGCCTCTGGATTGGCCTACTTCTTTTGAAGGCTATGGCCATGGATACGAAAccacataataaacaaaacacaccaGTACATTGAGAATGAGAGCATGCATGTGCCAGCTAATTTTAACTCAAGTATATATATGAGAGATCACAAGCACCTCTAAACATATCCAGTCCTCACAACTGCACATATTTGTCCTTATAATCCCAGAATCCCTTGCTTTTCCAAGGACAGTACTGTTTATAGACTCTTGACCTGTGGGATAAGTTTCCCTTGGAGATAACTTTCCCCAGgacacagaataagaaacagagacAAATGAAGAGGTGGGACAGAACTACCTCAGTTTACTGGGCTTTCTTTGAATGCAGGCAGTGACAGGCAGGGGTTAGAGTTGAGAATTCCATCTGGAATTGGAGAAGGCTGGGGCCTGTTAGGAGGAGCTTACCTCTCAGGAAGAGATTACACACAACTCTGATCATGTGTCAGACAGTCCCTTGCAGAAGAGACCAGACTGGAACAATGATGGTAGGAAGGGCGGGGTCTTGGACAGGTCTGCTTCCTTATGCCTGTCTCTTGCTTTCTATTTAAACCCAAACCTCATGTCAGGACCCAGAGCGTGGACTTTGTGAGAGAGGGGCTCCACagacttcttccttcttttttccagtGTGGCCACATTGGAtaagtgttttctttctgttcttcacTATTAAGTGTGACAATGATTGGCTTGTTGAGGACAGGTGGTCAAGCCTAGCTTGCTATGGCTGCCAGGGTCCCAGCTCTGCCCCTAACAACTCTGGTAACATCTCCAGCATGAACGTCTTGCTCTTACCTCTGGAATCCTCTCTCGCCATCCACTCTTTCATCCCTtgacttctcctttctctccttccctcccttccctgtggTCCTCTTGCCCATCCCAGTTACCAGGCCCAGCTCAGTCGTACATCCTACCCCAGCCTGTGCTCTCCACACCTTGTTCATGTGCTCCAGAAGAGCTCCACCTAAATATTCTACCACATCTACGGATCAGAGTTGATTCATGAGTCTTGGATCTACAGTACCAAAGTGCTGCTATGCTGACAGCTTGAAACTACATATTTATAATATCTTCTGAAGGGTACAGTCTAAGGTTAAGGGGATAATAATCTCTCTCtcgggctggtaagatggctcagtgggtaagagcacccgactgctcttctgaaggtccggagttcaaatcccagcaaccacatggtggctcacaaccatctgtaacaagatctgaagccctcttctggagtgtctgaagacagctacagtgtacttacatataataaataaataaatcttaaaaaaaaaaagatacgatGATGCtgtaaaaactttatttaaaaaaaataatctctctctctctctctccctctctctctctctctctcaaagctgTCATAGAGAATCCTTGCTGgcccccttccagcttctggAAGCTCCCTGACACCTCAATGTTCTTCGTATGAGGTCAGAAAGCAAGAAAGACAACGGAGGAACAAGCCACTCCCTGGCAGCACAGGCCTGGGAGCAGAGATCTCTGTATAAGAGAGCCCACTCTCCACCTACAGGCAGGGCACTGAAAACATTCCTTCTTTGGCCATTGCTAAGAGTAGCTAAGCAGCAAGGTGAGTGATGGATTAAAGAATGTCAGGTGAAACAACTCCAGAGGCCATGTCTGAGATGGGGGCTACTGATAAGGAGAAGATCTAGAAGGAGCAGAAGGAGCTCAGatctagaaaaagaagaaattttctGGATGCCAAATTACTATAGTTTCTGGAATTAACCCTGATACAAACATGAGGCCATAACTAAGTCTCCCGACTTGGATTCTATTAACTGGGTAGAAGGGAGGGTATACTTGGTGCTCTCTCAACTTTTCCCTGTTATGTAGGAATGGTGTCCTCATCTGGGGAGTCTTGGGGCAGTTTTTTATATTGGAAATTTTGGAGGATGCTGTCCACATGCCTTTTGGCAGTGTCTTGAACAAAGGAGCCAAGTCTCTGGGACACAAAACGGGTTAGGCAGTTCAG comes from the Mus musculus strain C57BL/6J chromosome 14, GRCm38.p6 C57BL/6J genome and includes:
- the Gm16867 gene encoding uncharacterized protein Gm16867 isoform X5, with translation MCSGQRRHTERWVPSARRTNSAATAGLFFSSYWCFWPLGSTPARHGVSRRNPGEEVPTLRSEVFLPLPLLPTSCRLPRPAGPRMELRRGGVGNQAAGRRMDGDCRDGGCGSKDAGSEDYENLPTSASVSTHMTAGAMAGILEHSIMYPVDSVKGHCSASLNLKFINSARMVGPTASWMGLSSLPNAQSLTCYRPKLLIKVFKGL
- the Gm16867 gene encoding uncharacterized protein Gm16867 isoform X6, which gives rise to MCSGQRRHTERWVPSARRTNSAATAGLFFSSYWCFWPLGSTPARHGVSRRNPGEEVPTLRSEVFLPLPLLPTSCRLPRPAGPRMELRRGGVGNQAAGRRMDGDCRDGGCGSKDAGSEDYENLPTSASVSTHMTAGAMAGILEHSIMYPVDSVKGHCSASLNLKFINSARMVGPTASWMGLSSLPNAQDIGK
- the Gm16867 gene encoding uncharacterized protein Gm16867 isoform X4: MCSGQRRHTERWVPSARRTNSAATAGLFFSSYWCFWPLGSTPARHGVSRRNPGEEVPTLRSEVFLPLPLLPTSCRLPRPAGPRMELRRGGVGNQAAGRRMDGDCRDGGCGSKDAGSEDYENLPTSASVSTHMTAGAMAGILEHSIMYPVDSVKGHCSASLNLKFINSARMVGPTASWMGLSSLPNAQLLDLQASSYSLEMHLQSTGLRT
- the Gm16867 gene encoding uncharacterized protein Gm16867 isoform X2, which translates into the protein MCSGQRRHTERWVPSARRTNSAATAGLFFSSYWCFWPLGSTPARHGVSRRNPGEEVPTLRSEVFLPLPLLPTSCRLPRPAGPRMELRRGGVGNQAAGRRMDGDCRDGGCGSKDAGSEDYENLPTSASVSTHMTAGAMAGILEHSIMYPVDSVKGHCSASLNLKFINSARMVGPTASWMGLSSLPNAQNLDVVISFIQPEKNLKDRAASSKRQVPCPQPREEPLLSYSKSSLLVAPISSSKEPITK
- the Gm16867 gene encoding uncharacterized protein Gm16867 isoform X12; the encoded protein is MCSGQRRHTERWVPSARRTNSAATAGLFFSSYWCFWPLGSTPARHGVSRRNPGEEVPTLRSEVFLPLPLLPTSCRLPRPAGPRMELRRGGVGNQAAGRRMDGDCRDGGCGSKDAGSEDYENLPTSASVSTHMTAGAMAGILEHSIMYPVDSVKE
- the Gm16867 gene encoding uncharacterized protein Gm16867 isoform X11; amino-acid sequence: MCSGQRRHTERWVPSARRTNSAATAGLFFSSYWCFWPLGSTPARHGVSRRNPGEEVPTLRSEVFLPLPLLPTSCRLPRPAGPRMELRRGGVGNQAAGRRMDGDCRDGGCGSKDAGSEDYENLPTSASVSTHMTAGAMAGILEHSIMYPVDSVKALPTPENGTC
- the Gm16867 gene encoding uncharacterized protein Gm16867 isoform X9, which produces MCSGQRRHTERWVPSARRTNSAATAGLFFSSYWCFWPLGSTPARHGVSRRNPGEEVPTLRSEVFLPLPLLPTSCRLPRPAGPRMELRRGGVGNQAAGRRMDGDCRDGGCGSKDAGSEDYENLPTSASVSTHMTAGAMAGILEHSIMYPVDSVKMDYLSPEKRIY
- the Gm16867 gene encoding uncharacterized protein Gm16867 isoform X8, giving the protein MCSGQRRHTERWVPSARRTNSAATAGLFFSSYWCFWPLGSTPARHGVSRRNPGEEVPTLRSEVFLPLPLLPTSCRLPRPAGPRMELRRGGVGNQAAGRRMDGDCRDGGCGSKDAGSEDYENLPTSASVSTHMTAGAMAGILEHSIMYPVDSVKPFSDAHVMVQLFL
- the Gm16867 gene encoding uncharacterized protein Gm16867 isoform X7; translation: MCSGQRRHTERWVPSARRTNSAATAGLFFSSYWCFWPLGSTPARHGVSRRNPGEEVPTLRSEVFLPLPLLPTSCRLPRPAGPRMELRRGGVGNQAAGRRMDGDCRDGGCGSKDAGSEDYENLPTSASVSTHMTAGAMAGILEHSIMYPVDSVKIYSKRNLIFIAFFRRLVL
- the Gm16867 gene encoding uncharacterized protein Gm16867 isoform X1; translated protein: MCSGQRRHTERWVPSARRTNSAATAGLFFSSYWCFWPLGSTPARHGVSRRNPGEEVPTLRSEVFLPLPLLPTSCRLPRPAGPRMELRRGGVGNQAAGRRMDGDCRDGGCGSKDAGSEDYENLPTSASVSTHMTAGAMAGILEHSIMYPVDSVKVCLCLCTTCMPGAHRDQKRALVCPRTGSTQRWKATEYMLGTTRTASALNCLAISLADRIIFCEMGLFYLNLVGWQPESFKGLLSPPLCLCAWLVHRLWGVAVGAACFFGKHFTD
- the Gm16867 gene encoding uncharacterized protein Gm16867 isoform X10 translates to MCSGQRRHTERWVPSARRTNSAATAGLFFSSYWCFWPLGSTPARHGVSRRNPGEEVPTLRSEVFLPLPLLPTSCRLPRPAGPRMELRRGGVGNQAAGRRMDGDCRDGGCGSKDAGSEDYENLPTSASVSTHMTAGAMAGILEHSIMYPVDSVKTLASLDWSWRH
- the Gm16867 gene encoding uncharacterized protein Gm16867 isoform X3; its protein translation is MCSGQRRHTERWVPSARRTNSAATAGLFFSSYWCFWPLGSTPARHGVSRRNPGEEVPTLRSEVFLPLPLLPTSCRLPRPAGPRMELRRGGVGNQAAGRRMDGDCRDGGCGSKDAGSEDYENLPTSASVSTHMTAGAMAGILEHSIMYPVDSVKVPSPLGLLTSLSSWCLLVFDIKNRRLSDPCKFGLELETLKLQYGMHSAMTTGSSGLC